A stretch of the Mycobacterium sp. ITM-2016-00317 genome encodes the following:
- a CDS encoding HNH endonuclease: MFESLFDIDEGASQAELRAAVERLEALKSAAAAAQARATALWAAKRRAAEAAAGIPAAKRGRGLGAEVALARHDAPVCGGRHLGFAQALVEEMPHTLAALECGALSEWRATLIVRESACLSVAHRRELDAELCADVARLGGWGNNRVEAEAKKITARLDAAAVVARGQAAVADCAVSVRPVSDTMVCVSVRLPLAKGVGLYAACKRAADTTFDDRPRGQVMAETVYERVTGHPADGPVPVAVSLVMADTTLAGDDDELGWLDGYGPVPAGFCRALTGDAAADNEPKATLRRLYRHPESGQLVAMESKARRFPKGLALLLQRRDRTCRTPYCNAPIRHHDHAVPARNGGKTSAANGMGLCEACNYVKEAPGWQVSTSEANGEHRAEYVTPTGATYTSIAPVLPGPPVRRRLSLAEGRLSIDLVTFDAA, from the coding sequence ATGTTCGAAAGTTTGTTCGATATCGACGAGGGGGCGTCGCAGGCCGAGTTGCGGGCGGCCGTCGAGCGGTTGGAGGCGCTGAAGTCCGCGGCTGCGGCGGCGCAGGCGCGGGCGACGGCGTTGTGGGCGGCCAAGCGCCGCGCCGCTGAGGCGGCCGCGGGGATCCCGGCAGCGAAACGGGGGCGTGGTCTGGGTGCGGAGGTGGCGTTGGCTCGCCATGACGCCCCGGTGTGCGGCGGGCGGCATCTGGGGTTCGCGCAGGCATTGGTGGAGGAGATGCCGCACACGTTGGCCGCGTTGGAGTGCGGGGCGCTCTCGGAATGGCGAGCCACCCTGATCGTGCGCGAATCAGCCTGTTTGTCGGTGGCGCATCGCCGGGAACTGGACGCCGAATTGTGCGCCGATGTCGCCAGATTGGGCGGGTGGGGCAACAACCGGGTCGAGGCGGAGGCCAAGAAGATCACCGCCCGGCTGGACGCGGCGGCCGTGGTCGCGCGGGGCCAGGCCGCGGTTGCCGATTGCGCGGTCAGTGTGCGGCCGGTGTCGGACACCATGGTGTGTGTCAGTGTCCGGCTGCCCCTGGCCAAAGGCGTCGGCCTGTATGCGGCGTGTAAACGAGCCGCCGACACCACCTTTGATGACCGGCCGCGGGGTCAGGTGATGGCTGAGACGGTGTACGAGCGGGTGACCGGTCACCCTGCGGACGGGCCGGTGCCGGTGGCGGTGAGTCTGGTGATGGCCGACACGACGTTGGCCGGTGACGATGACGAGCTGGGTTGGCTCGACGGGTACGGCCCGGTCCCGGCCGGGTTCTGCCGGGCACTGACCGGGGACGCGGCCGCCGACAACGAACCCAAGGCCACGCTGCGGCGGCTGTACCGGCATCCGGAATCAGGGCAGTTGGTGGCGATGGAATCGAAAGCCCGCAGGTTCCCGAAAGGACTGGCGTTGTTGTTGCAGCGCCGCGACCGCACGTGTCGCACGCCGTATTGCAATGCCCCGATCCGCCACCACGACCACGCGGTACCGGCCCGCAACGGCGGAAAGACCAGCGCAGCCAACGGGATGGGGTTGTGCGAGGCGTGTAACTACGTCAAGGAAGCGCCGGGCTGGCAGGTCAGCACCAGCGAGGCGAACGGCGAGCATCGGGCTGAGTACGTGACGCCGACCGGGGCGACCTACACCTCGATCGCCCCGGTGCTGCCGGGGCCGCCGGTGCGACGGCGGCTCAGCCTGGCCGAAGGCCGACTCAGCATCGACCTCGTCACCTTCGACGCCGCCTGA
- a CDS encoding betaine/proline/choline family ABC transporter ATP-binding protein translates to MTEQSEPTGVRIELDHVSKVYPGAAQPAVKDVSLDVPAGEIVIFVGPSGCGKTTTMRMINRLSEPTSGRILIGDKDALSIKPNELRRSIGYAIQQAGLFPHMTIRQNVGLVPGLLKWDRRRIDERVDELLDMVGLEPAQYADRYPRQLSGGQQQRVGVARALAADPPVLLMDEPFGAVDPITRSTLQDELLRLQSELHKTIVFVTHDFGEAVKLGDRIAVFGQQSKVLQYDTPQNILAAPADDTVAGFVGSGASLQQLGLLRVRDVTLESRPAVHRGDTVEHVRSVIAASGHDWAVVLDERDRPVSWVRERRLRHAGALADAVEPVDVISTHSTLEDALEAILAEQHASAVVAGPGNRYVGVVTLDTLIDTITRLRAEADVATGGGDVPS, encoded by the coding sequence GTGACAGAACAATCGGAGCCCACCGGGGTGCGGATCGAACTCGACCACGTGTCGAAGGTCTACCCCGGCGCCGCTCAACCCGCGGTCAAAGACGTCTCGCTGGACGTCCCGGCCGGCGAGATCGTGATCTTCGTCGGCCCGTCCGGCTGCGGCAAGACCACCACCATGCGGATGATCAACCGGCTCAGCGAGCCGACGTCGGGCCGGATCCTGATCGGGGACAAGGACGCGCTGTCGATCAAGCCCAACGAGCTGAGGCGCTCGATCGGGTACGCGATCCAGCAGGCCGGACTGTTCCCGCACATGACGATCCGGCAGAACGTCGGGCTGGTGCCGGGTCTGCTCAAGTGGGACCGCAGACGCATCGACGAGCGGGTCGACGAACTGCTCGACATGGTCGGGCTGGAGCCGGCCCAGTACGCCGACCGTTACCCGCGTCAGCTCTCGGGCGGCCAGCAGCAGCGCGTCGGCGTGGCCAGGGCGCTGGCCGCGGACCCGCCGGTGCTGCTGATGGACGAGCCGTTCGGCGCCGTGGACCCGATCACCCGCAGCACTCTGCAGGACGAGCTGCTGCGGTTGCAGAGCGAACTGCACAAGACCATCGTGTTCGTCACCCACGACTTCGGTGAGGCGGTCAAACTCGGCGACCGCATCGCGGTGTTCGGTCAGCAGTCCAAGGTGCTGCAGTACGACACCCCGCAGAACATCCTGGCGGCGCCGGCCGACGACACCGTCGCCGGCTTCGTGGGTTCCGGGGCGTCGCTGCAGCAGCTGGGCCTGCTGCGCGTGCGCGACGTGACGCTGGAGTCTCGGCCCGCGGTGCACCGCGGCGACACCGTCGAGCACGTGCGCTCGGTGATCGCCGCGAGCGGGCACGACTGGGCGGTGGTGCTCGACGAACGCGACCGACCGGTGAGCTGGGTCCGCGAGCGCCGGCTCCGGCACGCGGGCGCGCTGGCCGACGCCGTCGAACCCGTCGACGTGATCAGCACCCACTCCACCCTGGAGGACGCACTGGAGGCGATCCTGGCCGAGCAGCACGCGTCGGCGGTCGTCGCCGGGCCGGGGAACCGCTACGTCGGAGTGGTCACCCTGGACACGCTCATCGACACGATCACCCGGCTGCGCGCCGAAGCCGACGTGGCCACCGGCGGGGGAGACGTGCCGTCGTGA
- a CDS encoding glycine betaine ABC transporter substrate-binding protein, whose amino-acid sequence MSARRIATLAALLALALSACGLGSGSAVPLQVGPGSIQPTPGLEGVQITVGSKEYTEQVIMGYILEFTLAAAGAEVRDLTGIVGSRSTREAQLSGQVDIAYEFTGNAWINYLGHEKPIPDSREQYEVVRDEDLARNDMVWLPPGPMDDTYALAASLQTVEKTGVRTLSDYGALVQRDPAAARTCVDTEFRARQDGFPGMAAAYGFDPRRAQTPILQVGIIYQATADGTECDFGEVFTTDGRIAALDLVLLTDDKQFFAHYNPSVTMKREFFDAHPEIAEVTAPVTAALTNDAITELNRQVDVEGRDPSVVARDWMVAQGFVTAA is encoded by the coding sequence GTGAGCGCGCGCCGGATCGCCACGCTCGCCGCGCTGCTCGCGCTGGCGCTTTCGGCGTGCGGGCTCGGCTCGGGCAGCGCGGTGCCACTGCAGGTCGGGCCCGGCTCGATCCAGCCCACCCCGGGGCTGGAGGGGGTGCAGATCACCGTCGGCTCCAAGGAGTACACCGAGCAGGTGATCATGGGCTACATCCTGGAGTTCACCCTGGCCGCCGCAGGCGCCGAAGTCAGGGACCTCACCGGCATCGTCGGATCCCGAAGTACAAGGGAGGCGCAGCTTTCCGGGCAGGTCGACATCGCCTACGAGTTCACCGGCAACGCCTGGATCAACTACCTCGGCCACGAGAAGCCGATCCCGGACAGCCGTGAGCAGTACGAGGTGGTGCGCGACGAGGACCTGGCCCGCAACGACATGGTGTGGCTGCCGCCGGGACCGATGGACGACACCTACGCGCTGGCCGCCAGCCTGCAGACCGTCGAGAAGACCGGCGTGCGCACCCTGTCCGACTACGGCGCTCTGGTGCAGCGCGATCCCGCCGCCGCCCGCACGTGCGTGGACACCGAGTTCCGGGCCCGGCAGGACGGCTTCCCCGGCATGGCGGCGGCGTACGGGTTCGACCCGCGCCGGGCCCAGACCCCGATCCTGCAGGTCGGCATCATCTACCAGGCGACGGCCGACGGCACCGAGTGCGATTTCGGCGAGGTGTTCACCACCGACGGACGCATCGCCGCGCTGGACCTGGTCCTGTTGACAGACGACAAGCAGTTCTTTGCGCACTACAACCCGTCGGTGACGATGAAGCGCGAGTTCTTCGACGCCCACCCCGAGATCGCCGAGGTGACCGCACCGGTGACCGCGGCGCTGACCAATGACGCGATCACCGAGCTCAACCGGCAGGTCGACGTCGAGGGGCGGGACCCGAGCGTGGTCGCGCGGGACTGGATGGTCGCGCAGGGTTTCGTCACCGCAGCCTAG
- the cobN gene encoding cobaltochelatase subunit CobN codes for MPEAAGQTSPTVLLLSTSDTDLITARASGAAYRWANPARLVDGELDELLRAADIVVVRILGGYRAWEDGIDAVAASGVPAVVVSGEQTPDADLMNHSTTPAGVALQAHIYLAQGGTENLANLHAFLSDTLLMTGFGFAEPSTTPTWGVLERASAGSDGPTVAVLYYRAQHLAGNTGYVEALCDAIEEAGGVALPVFCASLRTADDALIELLGTADALVTTVLAAGGATPAAVGAGGTDDAWNVAHLAALDIPILQGLCLTSSRAQWEANDDGMSPLDVATQVAVPEFDGRIITVPFSFKEIDDEGLISYVADPERCARVAGLAVRHARLRSIAPADKRVALVFSAYPTKHARIGNAVGLDTPASAIALLNAMKEAGYGVGEIPGLEAGDGDALIHAMIERGGQDAAWLTEAQLTGNPIRVSAKDYRAWFATLPAEFTDAVVEHWGPPPGELFVDRSADPDGEIVVAAMTAGNIVLMVQPPRGFGENPVAIYHDPDLPPSHHYLAAYRWIDSTFRADAVVHLGKHGNLEWLPGKTLGMSAACGTDAALGNLPLIYPFLVNDPGEGTQAKRRAHATLVDHLIPPMARAETYGDIARLEQLLDEHSTISALDPGKLPAIRQQIWTLMRAAKMDHDLGLEDRPDEDSFDDMLLHVDGWLCEIKDVQIRDGLHILGQTPTGEAQLDLVLAILRARQLFGGEQTVPGLRQALGLAEDGSDDRASVDDAEARARELVAALQESGWDAGVVDTLTDDEDVAAILRFAATEVVPRLAGTAGEVDQILRALDGRFISSGPSGSPLRGLVNVLPTGRNFYSVDPKAVPSRLAWETGVAMADSLLERYRTDYGRWPESVGLSVWGTSAMRTSGDDIAEVLALLGVRPIWDDASRRVVDLEAISTAELGRPRIDVTVRISGFFRDAFPHVVSMLDDAVQLVAGLDESAEDNYVRAHAQADLSEHGDQRRATTRIFGSKPGTYGAGLLQLIDSRNWRDDADLAAVYTAWGGFAYGRGLDGAPATDEMNRAYRRISVAAKNTDTREHDIADSDDYFQYHGGMVATVRALTGKDPAAYIGDNTRPDAVRTRTLSEETTRVFRARVVNPRWINAMRRHGYKGAFEMAATVDYLFGYDATAGVMADWMYEQLSQSYVLDDENRKFMAESNPWALHGMAERLLEAAGRGMWAAPDQSTLDGLRQVLLETEGDLEG; via the coding sequence CTGCCTGAGGCCGCCGGCCAGACCTCGCCGACCGTGCTGCTCCTGTCCACCTCCGACACCGACCTGATCACCGCGCGCGCCAGTGGCGCCGCGTACCGCTGGGCCAACCCGGCGCGGCTGGTCGACGGTGAGCTCGACGAGCTGCTGCGCGCAGCCGACATCGTGGTGGTGCGGATCCTCGGCGGCTACCGGGCGTGGGAGGACGGTATCGACGCGGTGGCCGCCAGCGGTGTGCCCGCTGTCGTGGTCAGCGGCGAACAGACCCCCGACGCCGACCTGATGAACCACTCGACCACCCCCGCCGGGGTGGCGCTGCAGGCGCACATCTATCTCGCGCAGGGCGGCACCGAGAACCTGGCGAACCTGCACGCGTTTCTGTCGGACACGCTGCTGATGACCGGTTTCGGTTTCGCCGAACCCAGCACGACCCCCACCTGGGGTGTGCTCGAGCGCGCATCCGCCGGCTCGGACGGCCCGACCGTGGCGGTGCTGTACTACCGAGCCCAGCACCTGGCGGGCAACACCGGCTATGTCGAGGCGCTCTGCGACGCCATCGAAGAGGCCGGGGGAGTGGCACTTCCGGTGTTCTGCGCGTCCCTGCGCACCGCCGACGACGCGTTGATCGAGTTGCTCGGCACCGCCGACGCGCTCGTCACCACCGTGCTGGCCGCGGGTGGGGCCACCCCGGCCGCGGTCGGGGCAGGCGGCACCGACGACGCGTGGAACGTGGCACACCTTGCCGCCCTGGACATCCCGATCCTGCAGGGGCTGTGCCTGACCAGCTCGCGGGCGCAGTGGGAGGCCAACGACGACGGGATGTCGCCGCTGGACGTGGCGACCCAGGTGGCGGTGCCCGAGTTCGACGGCCGGATCATCACGGTGCCGTTCTCCTTCAAGGAGATCGACGACGAGGGCCTGATCTCCTATGTCGCCGACCCGGAACGTTGCGCACGGGTCGCGGGGCTGGCGGTGCGGCACGCCAGGCTGCGCTCGATCGCCCCGGCCGACAAGCGTGTGGCGCTGGTGTTCTCGGCGTACCCGACCAAGCACGCCCGCATCGGCAACGCCGTCGGGCTGGACACCCCGGCCAGCGCGATCGCGCTGCTGAACGCGATGAAAGAGGCCGGCTACGGGGTCGGGGAGATCCCCGGTCTGGAGGCCGGCGACGGTGACGCGCTGATCCACGCGATGATCGAACGCGGTGGCCAGGATGCGGCCTGGCTGACCGAGGCTCAGCTGACCGGCAACCCGATCCGGGTGTCGGCCAAGGATTATCGGGCGTGGTTCGCCACGCTGCCGGCCGAGTTCACCGACGCCGTCGTCGAACACTGGGGCCCGCCGCCGGGCGAGTTGTTCGTCGACCGCAGCGCCGATCCCGACGGCGAGATCGTCGTCGCGGCGATGACGGCCGGCAACATCGTGCTGATGGTGCAGCCGCCCCGCGGGTTCGGCGAGAACCCGGTGGCGATCTACCACGACCCCGATCTGCCGCCCAGCCACCACTATCTGGCCGCTTACCGCTGGATCGACTCGACGTTCCGGGCCGACGCGGTCGTCCATCTCGGCAAGCACGGCAACCTGGAGTGGTTGCCCGGCAAGACCCTCGGTATGTCGGCGGCCTGCGGCACCGACGCCGCGCTGGGGAACCTGCCACTGATCTACCCGTTCCTGGTCAACGACCCCGGCGAGGGCACCCAGGCCAAGCGCCGCGCGCACGCCACCCTGGTCGACCACCTGATCCCGCCGATGGCCCGGGCCGAGACCTACGGCGACATCGCCCGGCTGGAACAGCTGCTCGACGAGCACTCCACGATCTCTGCGCTGGACCCGGGCAAGCTGCCCGCGATCCGCCAGCAGATCTGGACGCTGATGCGGGCGGCGAAGATGGACCACGATCTGGGCCTGGAGGACCGCCCCGACGAGGACTCCTTCGACGACATGCTGTTGCACGTCGACGGCTGGCTGTGCGAGATCAAGGACGTCCAGATCCGCGACGGCCTGCACATCCTCGGCCAAACCCCCACGGGCGAAGCCCAACTCGACCTGGTGCTGGCGATCCTGCGGGCCCGCCAGCTGTTCGGGGGCGAGCAGACGGTGCCGGGTCTGCGGCAGGCGCTCGGGCTGGCCGAGGACGGCAGTGACGATCGTGCGAGCGTCGACGATGCCGAGGCTCGCGCCCGCGAGCTGGTCGCCGCGCTGCAGGAAAGTGGTTGGGACGCAGGGGTGGTGGACACCCTGACCGATGACGAAGACGTCGCGGCGATCCTGCGGTTCGCCGCGACCGAGGTGGTGCCGCGCCTGGCCGGCACCGCAGGTGAGGTCGACCAGATCCTGCGCGCGCTCGACGGCCGCTTCATCTCGTCCGGACCGTCCGGTTCGCCGCTGCGTGGGCTGGTCAACGTGCTGCCCACCGGGCGTAACTTCTACTCAGTGGACCCCAAGGCGGTCCCGTCCCGGCTGGCGTGGGAAACCGGTGTGGCGATGGCGGATTCGCTGTTGGAGCGCTACCGCACCGACTACGGCCGCTGGCCGGAGTCGGTGGGGTTGTCGGTGTGGGGCACCTCGGCGATGCGCACCTCCGGCGACGACATCGCCGAAGTCCTCGCGCTGCTCGGCGTGCGACCGATCTGGGACGATGCGTCACGGCGTGTGGTCGACCTGGAGGCGATCTCGACGGCCGAACTGGGGCGGCCCCGCATCGACGTGACCGTACGTATCTCTGGCTTCTTCCGCGACGCGTTCCCGCACGTGGTGTCGATGCTCGACGACGCGGTGCAACTCGTGGCCGGACTCGACGAGTCCGCCGAGGACAACTACGTGCGGGCGCACGCGCAGGCCGACCTGTCGGAGCACGGTGACCAACGCCGCGCCACGACAAGGATTTTCGGCTCCAAACCCGGCACCTACGGTGCAGGTCTGCTGCAGCTGATCGACAGCCGCAACTGGCGCGACGACGCGGATCTGGCGGCGGTGTACACCGCATGGGGCGGTTTCGCCTACGGCCGTGGCCTGGACGGCGCCCCGGCCACCGACGAGATGAACCGGGCCTACCGGCGGATCTCGGTGGCGGCCAAGAACACCGACACGCGCGAGCACGACATCGCCGACTCTGACGACTATTTCCAGTACCACGGCGGCATGGTGGCCACGGTGCGCGCACTGACCGGAAAGGATCCGGCCGCCTATATCGGCGACAACACCCGGCCCGACGCGGTGCGCACCCGCACGCTGTCCGAGGAGACCACGCGGGTGTTCCGGGCCCGGGTGGTGAACCCGCGCTGGATCAACGCGATGCGCAGGCACGGCTACAAGGGGGCCTTCGAGATGGCCGCCACCGTGGACTACCTGTTCGGCTACGACGCGACCGCCGGGGTGATGGCCGACTGGATGTACGAACAGCTCTCGCAGAGTTACGTCCTCGACGACGAGAACCGCAAGTTCATGGCGGAGTCCAACCCGTGGGCGTTGCACGGCATGGCCGAACGCCTGCTCGAGGCGGCCGGCCGCGGTATGTGGGCGGCGCCCGATCAGAGCACCCTCGACGGGCTCAGGCAGGTGTTGCTCGAAACCGAAGGCGACCTCGAAGGCTGA
- a CDS encoding TauD/TfdA family dioxygenase translates to MSSVKVVKLGAVIGARIEGVRLADGVDAATAARINAALLEHKVIFFRGQHELDDEGQLAFARALGTPTTAHPTVTSRGTRVLPIDSRYDKANSWHTDVTFVDRIPKASLLRAVTLPPYGGTTTWASTEAAYDLLPPPLRALAENLWAVHTNEYDYAGDVDARLEQLADTERQYREEFVSDRYETEHPVVRVHPETGRKVLLLGHFVQHFVGLGRAESGALFQLLQNRITKLENTIRWNWEQGDLAVWDNRATQHYAVADYDDQFRRLSRVTLAGDVPVDVHGEHSRVITGDASDYSAVVAPAVRLVS, encoded by the coding sequence ATGTCATCAGTCAAGGTGGTCAAGCTCGGAGCCGTGATCGGCGCCCGCATCGAGGGTGTTCGGCTCGCCGACGGGGTGGATGCGGCCACAGCCGCGCGGATCAACGCCGCTCTGCTGGAGCACAAGGTGATCTTCTTCCGCGGCCAGCACGAGCTGGACGACGAGGGCCAGCTGGCCTTTGCTCGCGCGCTCGGCACGCCGACCACGGCGCACCCGACGGTGACCTCGCGCGGCACCAGGGTGCTGCCGATCGACTCGCGCTACGACAAGGCCAACAGCTGGCACACCGACGTCACGTTCGTCGACCGCATCCCGAAGGCGTCCCTGCTCCGGGCCGTCACGCTGCCGCCTTACGGCGGGACCACGACGTGGGCGTCGACCGAGGCCGCCTACGACCTGCTGCCGCCGCCGTTGCGTGCGCTGGCCGAGAACCTGTGGGCGGTGCACACCAACGAGTACGACTACGCCGGTGACGTCGACGCCCGCCTGGAGCAGCTGGCCGACACCGAGCGCCAGTACCGGGAGGAGTTCGTCTCCGATCGCTACGAGACCGAGCACCCGGTCGTGCGGGTGCATCCGGAGACGGGCCGCAAGGTGCTGCTGCTCGGGCACTTCGTCCAGCACTTCGTCGGTCTGGGCAGAGCCGAGTCGGGGGCGCTCTTCCAGCTGCTGCAGAACCGGATCACCAAGCTGGAGAACACCATCCGCTGGAACTGGGAGCAGGGCGATCTCGCGGTGTGGGACAACCGGGCCACCCAGCACTACGCGGTGGCCGACTACGACGACCAGTTCCGCCGGCTGAGCCGGGTGACCCTGGCCGGGGACGTCCCCGTCGATGTGCACGGTGAGCACAGCCGGGTGATCACCGGGGACGCTTCGGACTATTCGGCCGTGGTGGCGCCGGCGGTGCGGCTGGTCAGCTGA
- the cobG gene encoding precorrin-3B synthase: MARERDDDACPGALQTHQAADGELARVRLPGGAITAAQLDALAHAATEFGTGTLELTSRANLQIRGIRDTGAVASALAEAGLLPSPTHERVRNILASPLSGRHGGICDTRDLVRALDAALQRDPELVRLPGRFMFGIDDGRGDISGLGADVGAHVLDGHTAALLLAGRDTGVRVPLTDAVDEMLRVARRFTEIRGTAWRVGELADPAELLGGLEPTAPPGATWPGSVRPPVGWIEQDDGRIALGAAVPLGVLEARVAQYLAAVDAPLAITPWRSVLLFDLEEGVADVALRVLAPLGLIFDENSPWLSVSACTGSPGCARSVADVRADAAAAVHEPDAARHRHFVGCERACGSPADAQVLVATGDGYRAREPHP; the protein is encoded by the coding sequence ATGGCCAGGGAACGGGACGACGACGCCTGCCCGGGCGCGCTGCAGACCCACCAGGCCGCCGACGGTGAACTGGCCCGGGTCCGGTTACCGGGGGGTGCGATCACGGCTGCCCAGCTCGACGCGCTGGCGCACGCCGCGACCGAGTTCGGCACCGGGACGCTCGAACTGACCTCCCGCGCCAACCTGCAGATCCGCGGCATCCGCGACACCGGCGCGGTCGCCTCGGCGCTGGCCGAGGCCGGTCTGCTGCCGTCGCCGACCCACGAGCGGGTGCGCAACATCCTGGCCTCCCCGCTGTCCGGCCGGCATGGCGGGATCTGCGACACAAGGGATCTGGTGCGTGCTCTGGACGCCGCGCTGCAACGTGACCCCGAACTGGTCCGGCTGCCGGGCCGGTTCATGTTCGGCATCGACGACGGCCGCGGTGACATCTCCGGCCTGGGCGCGGACGTCGGGGCGCACGTGCTCGACGGGCACACCGCGGCGCTGCTGCTGGCGGGTCGCGACACCGGCGTGCGGGTCCCGCTGACCGACGCGGTGGACGAAATGCTGCGCGTGGCACGGCGGTTCACCGAGATCCGGGGCACCGCGTGGCGGGTCGGCGAACTCGCCGACCCCGCAGAGCTACTCGGCGGGCTCGAGCCGACGGCGCCGCCGGGGGCGACGTGGCCGGGTTCGGTGCGGCCCCCGGTGGGCTGGATCGAGCAGGACGACGGGCGCATCGCCCTCGGCGCCGCGGTTCCGCTCGGCGTCCTCGAGGCCCGGGTCGCGCAGTACCTGGCCGCCGTGGACGCGCCGCTGGCGATCACCCCGTGGCGGTCGGTGCTGCTGTTCGACCTCGAGGAGGGCGTCGCCGACGTCGCGCTGCGGGTCCTCGCCCCGCTCGGGCTGATCTTCGACGAGAACTCGCCGTGGCTGTCGGTGTCGGCGTGCACCGGCAGCCCGGGTTGCGCGCGCTCGGTCGCCGATGTGCGCGCCGACGCGGCGGCGGCGGTGCACGAGCCCGACGCCGCACGTCACCGGCACTTCGTCGGCTGCGAGCGGGCCTGCGGCAGCCCGGCCGACGCCCAAGTGCTGGTTGCGACCGGAGACGGCTACCGGGCCCGCGAACCCCACCCGTAG
- a CDS encoding ABC transporter permease: MTTAQQATDADVAGPATTTPAERARLFVQPVLVLVVGAAVVFWAFNRELTATQLENINPGNVATLIWQHLLITAAVTAIVVLVGVPLGVLVTRPGAKVLRPLVVGIANVGQAAPAIGLLVLLFLLTAKTGFWIGVLPIALYSLLPVLSSTILGIDQVDRSLIDAGLGQGMSRASLLLRVELPLAVPFILAGLRTSLVLAVGTATLSFLVNAGGLGILIDTGYKLQDNVTLILGSVLAVCLALLVDWLGGLAEFFLDPKGLR; encoded by the coding sequence GTGACAACCGCCCAGCAGGCCACCGACGCCGATGTCGCCGGCCCCGCGACGACCACCCCTGCGGAGCGGGCCCGGCTGTTCGTCCAGCCGGTACTGGTGCTCGTGGTCGGGGCCGCGGTGGTGTTCTGGGCGTTCAACCGGGAACTGACCGCCACCCAGTTGGAGAACATCAACCCCGGCAACGTCGCGACGCTGATCTGGCAGCATCTGCTGATCACCGCCGCGGTGACCGCGATAGTGGTGCTGGTCGGTGTCCCACTCGGCGTGCTGGTTACCCGTCCGGGGGCAAAGGTGTTGCGTCCGTTGGTCGTCGGGATCGCGAACGTCGGGCAGGCCGCGCCCGCCATCGGGCTGTTGGTGCTGCTGTTCCTGCTGACGGCCAAGACCGGGTTCTGGATCGGGGTGCTGCCGATCGCGCTGTACTCGCTGCTGCCCGTGCTGTCGAGCACCATTCTCGGGATCGACCAGGTGGACCGCTCGCTGATCGACGCCGGACTCGGCCAGGGGATGTCGCGGGCGTCGCTGCTGCTGAGAGTCGAACTGCCGCTGGCGGTGCCGTTCATCCTCGCCGGTCTGCGCACCTCGCTGGTGCTGGCCGTCGGCACCGCGACGCTGTCGTTCCTGGTCAACGCCGGCGGGCTGGGCATCCTGATCGACACCGGTTACAAGTTGCAGGACAACGTGACGCTGATCCTGGGCAGCGTGCTCGCGGTGTGCCTGGCGCTGCTGGTGGACTGGCTGGGCGGGCTGGCCGAGTTCTTCCTCGACCCGAAAGGGCTGCGGTGA
- a CDS encoding ABC transporter permease produces the protein MNGLWDYVTAHHTQLIFDSYQHVSAVVQSVLLATLIGVAIGVATYRNALAANLATATSSVILTIPSFALLGLLIPLFGLGVVPSVAALVLYSLLPIIRNTIVGLNAIDPALTDAARGIGMSRLETLGRVELRLVWPAVLSAMRLSTQMSMGVLAIAAYVKGPGLGNLIFAGLARVGSPTALPMALSGTLLIVILALALDAILVLIGRLTTSKGIR, from the coding sequence GTGAACGGACTGTGGGATTACGTCACCGCCCACCACACGCAGCTGATCTTCGACTCCTACCAACATGTCAGCGCAGTGGTGCAGAGCGTGCTGCTGGCCACGCTGATCGGGGTGGCCATCGGAGTGGCGACCTACCGCAACGCTCTGGCCGCCAACCTGGCCACCGCGACGTCCAGCGTCATCCTGACCATCCCGTCCTTCGCGCTGCTGGGTCTGCTGATCCCGCTGTTCGGCCTCGGCGTCGTGCCCAGTGTGGCGGCGCTGGTGCTGTACTCGCTGCTGCCGATCATCCGGAACACGATCGTCGGCCTCAACGCGATCGACCCGGCGCTGACCGACGCCGCCCGGGGCATCGGCATGAGCCGGCTGGAGACACTGGGCAGGGTCGAGCTGCGGCTGGTCTGGCCGGCCGTGCTGTCGGCGATGCGGTTGAGCACCCAGATGTCGATGGGGGTGCTCGCAATCGCGGCCTACGTGAAAGGGCCCGGCCTGGGCAACCTGATCTTCGCCGGGCTGGCGCGGGTGGGCAGCCCCACCGCGTTGCCGATGGCGCTCAGCGGCACCCTGCTGATCGTGATCCTGGCTCTGGCGCTGGACGCGATCCTCGTCCTTATCGGGCGCCTCACGACGTCGAAAGGCATTCGGTGA